The Moorena producens PAL-8-15-08-1 genomic interval AATCCCAGCCACTCCTGAAGCCAAGCCATCCAGTCCATCAATCCAGTTTATGGCGTTGACAACCCCTGTTAGCCAGAAGACCGTCAGCGGTAAGCTCAGCCATCCTAAGTGTAATATTCCCACTCCTGGCAAACTAACAACGCTAATCCCCAGCCCCATTTCCCAAGCGACACTAGCCACTCCCGCTTGCAGTAACAAGCGCGTTAAGGGCGATAAACTCACCAAGTCGTCGGTGACGCCAATCAAGAAAAAGCAGAAACTGCCGAGAACAACTGCCCAAACCTCTGAAGAAACGCCAGGGGGAAAATCAGCCAACCCTCCTAGACTCCATACTAAAAACAGAGCCAGTAAGGTGCCAGCAGCAATAGAAATTCCCCCTAAACGCACCATTGGTTGTCGATGCACTTTACGCTCGGCTGGTAAATCTGTGTACTGATACTTGATGGCAGCCGCTTTAACTATCGGAATAGTATTGAAAACAATTAAAGCGGCAACAATGAAGGCAACTACATAATATCCAGAGGAAACCATGGTGCAATGGCGTAAAAATTACCAGCTCTCAGAACTAAGATTTACCGATTTATGGAAGGACAGGTGGCTCAGGAAGAGTTTCCACAAGGTCAGCAGCTTCAGCTAGTAAAGTGCCTAAGTCTGGACAACCAGACGCCGCACAAGCTTCTATATCGTCGAAAAGGGTTTGAGCAGTGTTGAAAAAATCAGTATAATCGTCCACTGCTTGTTCAACTCCTTCGCGAAATGCCTGGCGGCGTTGCTGGCGGGCTTGCTGGCGTTGCTCGCGGAATTCCTGGCGAGCCCGAGCCCGAATAATGTCTTCTATGATACCGGTAATATCTGACTGGTTAACCTGAGCCAAAAGAACTTCTGACGACTCATTAGCACCAGCAGGAAAAACTGGAGTTAATCCTAGCGCCAAAGTAGTGATTGCCATAATACTGGCAGTTTTAGTTTTAATTGAGGGAATCAGTTTCATGATTTACTTCTGTGAATTTACCTCGGTATAACCTGTTCGCTGGGTGCATCTCATATTTGAAAAGTTTGCTAGTGGTGCTTCAGGGGGGCTTGCCCTGATTTGTCGCCTCCTAGCTAGCGTTGAGACAGCCCGCCCGAAAATTGTAACGGGCAAGATGCCCGTTCCACCCACCGAGCCAAACAGCAAAAATGAGATGCATCCTGTGAGCTTGCCTTAACGGCAGTTGAGACCTAAACCAGAATCTTAGAAGATCAGATCCAGCAGAGAGATAACATCTCCCACTGAGCCACCAACACCCATAACAAAACGGGCTCCATCCCCTGCACCAGTAATATCTCTGACGGCGGGAGTAATTACGATAGGGATATTTTTAAACGGGGCAATGGATGCACCGATGGTTAAATCTTGTCCCGTCCACTCCGTAATTACATTTAGCCACGGCAGCACTCCCACACCTACACCACCAAAGACACCAAAACCATTTTCCCCATTCAATACTTTTTCTTCACTGCGAAACCGACCTGTACCAGCGCCCACAGTAACTACTGCTACACCAAAAGGTTTATCAATGTTATCTCTAAGGCGAAGCACCTTGGTAACTGCCCCATAGTAAGTATCTTGGACATCAACTGCTCCATCGTTTCCTACTTCAATGATCCCTTCTCCCCCTACAGCAACACCCCATCCCCGATCAAATTGAGTGTGTAGTTTAGCATTGACAGCTCCACTTCCAAAGGCTCGGCTACCACCAAAGCTATTCATGCTATAGGAAATCTGTAAACCCACTGACTCTTTAGCGTCTCCAACACCAAAGCCAAATCCTAAGGTTCCATCCGAACCATTTCCAAGCAAACCACCCTGACCACCGCTATAGCGGGTGCGAGATTGAAAACCAGCACCAATAAAGCCTTGGAACTTATCAGCTCCAAATCCGGAGGGATTAGCAAGGCTAAATCCTGGAAAAGCTGTACGAGGCTTACGTGACTCAGTGGCTAATCGGTATAACTCTAGTCTCTTTTTGTACTCGCGGAGTTTCTCTTGAATGTCTGGCGGAATTGGGGAAGCATTTGGAGATTCAGAGGCGTTAGTGGCGTCACTGGCGTCACTAGCATCACTAGATTGAGACACTTGAGAAACTAGTGTGCTTGATAGTGATCGTCTGCTTTTTCTCAAGCCCCCTAAATCCCCCAGCGAGGGATTGCTAGCTGGGGGACTTAGTGATCGTCTGGTTTTGGTCAAGCCCCCTAAATCCCCCAACTTTGGGGGACTTTCAGAGTTTTGTTCCCCCCAGAATTGGGGGGCTAGGGGGGCGGAATCATACCCAGAATCAGCAACGCCAGAAAAACCGCTTGCGGTAGAGGTTAATCTTCCTGGAGTTATACCAGTTTCAGTGGTGACCTTAGCAACCGAGTTAACTGGATAATTAACTGGATAGTTAACCTGATTACCACCAACTAGTCCAGCTCCCAAGACTGGAGTACCTACCTTAGAGATGGCACCGAGGTGGTTAACTCCTTCTGGACTAGTTTTAATCTCACGGTCAGTAGTACTGAGCCCCACAGGAGTTGCTCCTAGCAGTACCTTTACCGATGGACTCTTAACAGTAGGATTAACAGTAGAAACAGAGGTTCCTAAATCCTTGTACTTAGAGTATGAATTAGAGGCAGCGCGGTCTTGGGGCTTCCCCCCATCAGGGACTGCCGCAGTTGCTGAAGCTTGACCCCCGATAAACCAAGGAGTTAACACCGCAAAACTATAGGTTGCAAGTTTGGAAATGTGAATCATGCCTTAAGCTGACTCTGAATTTTAGTGTCAGTCCGTAACGTTTAAATAATATAGGTGTGGTATAGCGTACTCCCAGAAAAAAGATGCAGGAATTAACCTAAGATGCACTCAAAACTTGTTAATAGAACGGAGCCGATTAGTTAGTGACTACAAGAGAATAGTTTATCCTCTTAGCTGATCAATAATCAACTCGATTTAGTTCTCGTATCACTTCTACTAACCTTGAAATTAAAATCAGGATTTATTTAAAATCCTTGTTATTTTTATCAATTATTTTATTGATAGAAAAGTATTTTTTTTAATTTATACCTCTAATAGTTATAGTTTTTATATAAATTTTTCTAGTTGTTTAGGGAGGAAAATGGAGAGTTCAGAGGCTGTAAAGTATGTAACAAAAACTTTAAAAGACTTGATAAGTAAGTAAAAAACTATATAGCGTTTATCTTAGCTATGAGGTACAGATGTTTTTTCCCTCTTCCCTATTCTATCTTTGCTATTTACTGCTCCCTGCTCCCTGCTCCCTGCTCCCTGCTCCCTAAAACCCAGAAATTTGTACCTCATGGGTATAATAATTGCTATATTTATTTGAACGCTATCAAATAAAAAAAAGGAACAGGGAGCAGGGAGAAAATCCAGTGTATCTCACTTGTAATCAAAATTGCTATATTTATTTGAACGCTATCAAATAAAAAAAGGGAGTAGGTAGCTAAGAGGTTGTCTGAGAAGTCCCATTTGCTACATCCAAGCCCCCTCCCCATCTGTAAAAAAGCGAAGCATCCGCTAATTCCCCCCAAGCGAGGGATTGCTCGCTTGGGGGGTTAGGGGGGCGGGGGACTTTAGAAGCAAATTGACTCTTCCCCCAAAGTTGGGGGGCTAGGGGGGCAAAATTCAGTATCAAAAAACTTGGGAGATATCCTCTAAGGCCGTGAGCCACGCTTACTGGCAGAGCCAGACCCTGTGCGAACGGGAAGGGAGTAGGGGGGAGCATGTCACTTACGCAGAACATTTGTACGCTTATCTAGGTAATGGGTAATAGGTAATGGGTAATAGGTAATAGGGGGAGCATGTCACTTATGCAGAATATTTGTACTAAATATATAGCCCCCTCATGGGTTTAAGCTTGCGCTAATGGGACATAGTACTAATGTTTCAGCAACGCAAGACCTGCTCCCGAGTAGGAAGCAGCAATGCATGGCTGCATGCCTGAATTTTCCTTTAAAAAGATCAGCAATTTCGGTCACTCGTGATCAGAATTGCTATATTCTCGCTGATGAAAATTGGCTCCCTGGGGTTATCGTCTCCTTTCTACTAACCTTAAGGATAACCTCAGGATTTCTTTAAATTAAGGGAGCAGTTAAAACCGAAGTAATTTTATCAATTGGTAGTCATCGTTAAAAATGAAGTTAATATGAAGTTTTAAATTCACGATTACCTTCACATTTTTTATTCACATTTACAATGGTAAATCCAAGAGAAATCATACCTTGAAATTTTCGAAAGGTAACAGCGGATCTGGGAACTTCCGAGTGTGGAGAGATGGAAAGATGGGGAGATGGGGAGATGCACCTTTTCCTACTCCCTACGGGTGCATCTCAGTTTTGCAATTAGGCAAAAATTCGGGAGAAAATTCCCAAACTCCCCACACTCCCCACACTCCCCACACTTCTGAGACTTGCGATCTTTTTTACAAATATGAGATGCACCCCTCCCTACTCCCTACTCCCTACTCCCTACTCCCTACTCCCTACTCCCTACTCCCTACTCCCTGTTCCCTACTCCAAAAGAATTCTGTAGGGAATAATCCTGATAATTACCCTAAGAACAGTATTAAGGATAGAGGTCAATTAAGTTAGTTTCCTGCTCCCTACTCCCTACTCCCTACTCCCTAAAATCCAGAACTTAGAAAAACTTTACTGACAAAATTTTAAACGTGCTTAGTCCAAAAATTGGAGTTTGTTGAAGTCCATCAAATAATCCCATGTTTAAAGCCTTAGTACTGATTCCCGTGTCAGCCGCCGCTAGCTATTGTATAGGGTATGGGCTGAGTAATAATTGGAATTACAACGATCATCCTATTCTCCAACTGATTTCTGCTGATCAATCAAGATTAAATCTCGGCAATCTCGAAAATCTCGGCAATCTCGGCAATCTCGGCAATCTCGGCAATCTCGGCAATCTCGGAAAAAACGATACCAATCCCCAAGAGTCACAAACTATTCCTGCACCACAACGGTTTCCTAAGGGAAAGTTTTCCCAGACCCGGTCTCAGTTAGACCGAGGTAAGTCATGGCCAAGCTCACTAGCTATTCCCGGAAAAACCGTTAGCCCACAAACCGTTGCAACCATTAAACCACCCCCCCTGCCTCCACCCCTTCCTAGGGTAACGGCTAGTCCGGCAGATATAGTACTACCGATTAAAATCCTACCGAGCAAAAAACTACGGATTGACCAAATTGTGGCTCGTTCCGTTGGCAGTGATTTGATCAAAATGCCATGGGAAACCGTGGAGCCACCTCCAGTAAAGGTACCCAAAAAACCGCCAGCTGAGAGGATTGCCACCATCCCTAAGGTGAAAAAACTAAGCAAATCAAAGGTGGTAGCAAAGGCCAACACTACCAATCGACCTGTGATGAAATTAACCTTTAGCTCAGACCTGAGGTTAGTTAATGGTTCATTTTTCGAGATTTCTAATCAACCACAGGATTATCCCGAGCTAATCGTTGCCGATGCCAACTTAGCTGCTCCTGGGAAGTTAGCTATGCTTACCTTCAGGGAATCACTGCCTAATGCTGAACAGGCCAGGGACATTGTACTTGCTTCGGCTATTGCTGAATCGACCATTGCTGAATTGGCTATTGCTCAATCTACACTAACACCGTCCCCAGGTCAGTCTTCTGAAGGTCAGTCCACAGAGATCCAACCTCTACCCACCTTTGAGCAACCTACCCAGACCCTACCATCCCCCCCAGGTCAGTCCACAGAGATCCAACCTCTACCCACCTTTGAGCAACCTATTGAAACAATACCATTTCCCAGTCTTCCTGACCTTACCACTCCTGCACCTCCTGTAGAGTCATTTAGCCCTGTGATCGACCAGACCTATACCCTTGGTGCAGGGGATGTGATTCTAATTACTATTTTCAGGGTTCCGGAGTTTAGTGGCCAACAACAGGTTGGTGTGGATGGCTCTCTCAAGTTGCCCTTAGTGGGGAAACTGACCGTTGAGGGCATGACCTTAGAAGAAGCAGAATTTGCGATCGCAACTAAATATCAATCGGAATTGCGCTCTCCTGCCATCACCGTTAGTTTACTCCAAGCCCGCCCGTTACAAATCGCTATTTCCGGGGAAATTAAAAAACCAGGCTCCTATGTTTTACCCTTAATCAATAATACCCAGTTTCCCAGTATCGCTCAAGCGGTGCAGCTGGCTGGGGGGATGACCCAATCGGCAGATTTAGAGGCAGTCGAAATTCGGCGTACTCAACCTTCTGGTATCACCGATAGGATTAGGGTTAATCTCTCACAACT includes:
- a CDS encoding SLBB domain-containing protein codes for the protein MFKALVLIPVSAAASYCIGYGLSNNWNYNDHPILQLISADQSRLNLGNLENLGNLGNLGNLGNLGNLGKNDTNPQESQTIPAPQRFPKGKFSQTRSQLDRGKSWPSSLAIPGKTVSPQTVATIKPPPLPPPLPRVTASPADIVLPIKILPSKKLRIDQIVARSVGSDLIKMPWETVEPPPVKVPKKPPAERIATIPKVKKLSKSKVVAKANTTNRPVMKLTFSSDLRLVNGSFFEISNQPQDYPELIVADANLAAPGKLAMLTFRESLPNAEQARDIVLASAIAESTIAELAIAQSTLTPSPGQSSEGQSTEIQPLPTFEQPTQTLPSPPGQSTEIQPLPTFEQPIETIPFPSLPDLTTPAPPVESFSPVIDQTYTLGAGDVILITIFRVPEFSGQQQVGVDGSLKLPLVGKLTVEGMTLEEAEFAIATKYQSELRSPAITVSLLQARPLQIAISGEIKKPGSYVLPLINNTQFPSIAQAVQLAGGMTQSADLEAVEIRRTQPSGITDRIRVNLSQLLQAGDLSQNLILRDGDVIMIPATTEVDLAKTAQLAASNLASTDAISDVAVVGEVFRPGAYRLGGGQNLAGGENGASRPTVTQAIQTAGGIKPSANVRQIQVRRPTRNGTEQLININLWKLLQEGDLSQDLALQRGDTVIIPAVTEITAAEAAQIASTNLSPNIIRVNVSGEVKQPGTVEIPSNTTLNEALLSVGGFNERSEEVVELIRFNPDGSLTRREIQVNLKQGLNDETNPLLWNNDIILAGRSRSARITDTLSNILGPVLQIVPALRLLLD